A stretch of DNA from Brevibacterium sp. CBA3109:
GAGGTAGCGTCTGCCGTGCTCGGATTCGAGGATCGAATTGAGCTCGCCGAGGCTGCGCCGAGCTTCGAAGTCATCCTGGCTGGGATCCGAGTGGAGCATCCGGGTCATCTGGTAGGAGAAGTTCTGCGCCTTCCACACGCGTTTCGTCGCGATCTGCGAATACCCGGCCAGTGCCTCGGCGTCGGAGTCCCGCAGAGCCGAGATCAGCGCCGGGGCGAGCAGGGACACGTCGGCGAAGGCGAGGTTGAGGCCCTTCGCCCCGGTCGGTGGGACCGTGTGCGCACTGTCGCCGGCGAGGAACAGGGAACCGTGCTGCATCGGCTCGGTCACGGCAGACCGGAAGGGCAGGATGTTCTTGTCGATGATCGCACCCGTCTTCAGCTCAAAGCCATCGGGTCCATCGACCCTGGCCTGCAGCTCTGACCAGATGCGCTCATCCGACCACTCGGCCACCTCGGTGTCGGGGGAGGTTTGGAAGTACATGCGCTGGACGGACTCGCTGCGCTGGGAGATCAGCGCGAAACCGCGTTCGGAGCGGGAGTAGATGAGGACTTCGTGACTGGGTGGGGCCTCACAGAGGATGCCGAACCAGGCGAAGGGGTATTCGTGGAAGAACCGCTGCTTGGTGTCGGCCGGGATCATGGCTCGGCTGGGACCGCGAGATCCGTCGGCACCGACGACGTAACGAGCCTCGACTCTCAGTTCCTCACCGTCTTCGC
This window harbors:
- a CDS encoding 4-hydroxybenzoate 3-monooxygenase, with the protein product MPELQTDVAIVGAGPAGLLLAHMLHNAGIDSVVIDNRSREDIAHTHRAGILEAGSVRMLEAEGIESRVHTAGHRHDGIDIRVDGISHSFDFPDLVGESVWLYPQNEIFVDLSAARSRTGRPTFYSVTDTRLGGIEADRPWVNATSEDGEELRVEARYVVGADGSRGPSRAMIPADTKQRFFHEYPFAWFGILCEAPPSHEVLIYSRSERGFALISQRSESVQRMYFQTSPDTEVAEWSDERIWSELQARVDGPDGFELKTGAIIDKNILPFRSAVTEPMQHGSLFLAGDSAHTVPPTGAKGLNLAFADVSLLAPALISALRDSDAEALAGYSQIATKRVWKAQNFSYQMTRMLHSDPSQDDFEARRSLGELNSILESEHGRRYLAECYTGWPKG